The following are from one region of the Dermacentor albipictus isolate Rhodes 1998 colony chromosome 5, USDA_Dalb.pri_finalv2, whole genome shotgun sequence genome:
- the LOC139060164 gene encoding solute carrier family 41 member 1-like, with amino-acid sequence MAERQARHASNSIELIELTEYKQTENDLSAVSVLHISEHCDGEGLCLETSELRVTSSVARASSGGCETEDDLWFEESIRATALQVFVPFLAAGFGTVGAGLLLDMVQHWPVFQNVTELFILVPALLGLKGNLEMTMAARMSTQANLGNMDTLREQWKSASGNMALVQCQATVVSLLASLFAVMMGFITERHFDMRHALMLCASSLVTASVASLVLGSVMIGVVILSRKHHINPDNVAIPVAASLGDLTTLALLAGAGSLLFGGTEDVRLYLCVVIFFLLFIPLWVLIARSNAYTSSVLCSGWIPIISAMAISSLGGSILDMTVPTFENLAVFQPVISGVAGNLVAIQTSRLSTFLHQRTKIGARPLLQAGGGICLDPCSAFFGKGRNARTARVLMMMVLPGHLVFTYTISFVRPSHMAVTPVFLLVYFSSALLQVFLLLYLSRCMVYWMWARQIDPDNAAIPYLTALGDLLGIGLLALSFHLLRALGDANAMPQQLADTDGPTEMADIALTVADAVSLRALS; translated from the exons ATGGCGGAGCGGCAGGCGCGCCACGCATCAAA CTCAATCGAGTTGATAGAGTTGACAGAGTATAAACAGACGGAAAATGACTTGTCAGCCGTCAGCGTCCTACATATCAGCGAGCACTG CGATGGCGAAGGGCTCTGCCTCGAGACCTCCGAGCTTCGCGTCACGTCCAGCGTCGCCCGCGCGTCTTCCGGCGGCTGCGAAACCGAGGACGACCTTTGGTTCGAGGAGTCCATCCGGGCGACCGCGCTGCAGGTGTTCGTGCCTTTTCTGGCGGCCGGCTTCGGCACGGTGGGTGCGGGACTCCTGCTCGACATGGTGCAGCACTGGCCCGTCTTCCAGAACGTCACCGAGCTGTTCATCCTGGTGCCGGCGCTTCTGGGCCTCAAGGGAAACCTCGAGATGACCATGGCGGCCCGCATGTCCACTCAG GCCAACCTGGGCAACATGGACACGCTGCGCGAGCAGTGGAAGTCGGCCAGCGGCAACATGGCGCTGGTGCAGTGCCAGGCCACGGTGGTGTCGCTGCTGGCGTCGCTGTTCGCCGTCATGATGGGCTTCATCACGGAGCGCCACTTCGACATGCGCCACGCGCTCATGCTGTGCGCCAGCAGCTTGGTCACGGCGAGCGTGGCCAGCCTGGTGCTCGGTTCGGTCATGATCGGCGTGGTCATCCTGTCGCGCAAGCACCACATCAACCCGGACAACGTGGCCATCCCCGTGGCCGCCTCTCTCGGAGACCTGACCACCCTGGCGCTGCTCGCCGGTGCTGGGTCGCTGCTGTTCGGCGGCACCGAGGACGTGCGCCTGTACCTGTGCGTGGTCATCTTCTTCCTGCTGTTCATCCCGCTCTGGGTGCTCATCGCGCGCAGCAACGCCTACACTTCGTCCGTGCTGTGCAGCGGCTGGATACCCATCATCTCGGCCATGGCCATCTCCAG CCTCGGTGGTTCCATACTGGATATGACGGTGCCGACATTCGAGAATCTGGCCGTTTTCCAGCCAGTCATCAGCG GTGTGGCGGGGAACCTGGTGGCGATCCAGACGAGCCGCCTGTCCACCTTCCTGCACCAGCGCACCAAGATCGGCGCCCGGCCGCTTCTGCAGGCCGGAGGCGGCATCTGCCTCGACCCGTGCTCGGCCTTCTTCGGCAAGGGCCGCAACGCGCGAACCGCGCGCGTCCTCATGATGATGGTCCTGCCCGGCCACCTGGTGTTCACCTACACCATCAGCTTCGTGCGGCCCAGCCACATGGCCGTCACGCCCGTCTTCCTGCTCGTCTACTTCTCGTCGGCACTGCTCCAAGTGTTCCTGCTGCTGTACCTGTCGCGGTGCATGGTGTACTGGATGTGGGCCCGCCAGATCGACCCGGACAACGCCGCCATCCCCTACTTGACCGCGCTGGGGGACCTGCTGGGCATCGGCCTGCTCGCGCTGTCGTTCCACTTGCTGCGCGCCTTGGGAGACGCCAACGCCATGCCGCAGCAACTCGCGGACACGGACGGGCCGACAGAAATGGCCGACATAGCGCTGACAGTGGCTGACGCGGTTTCATTGCGGGCGCTGTCGTGA
- the LOC139060165 gene encoding zinc finger protein 569-like, with product MSAGGEETALVAAQPLPAGCRSRPFSAPSCSQPLRRMLLDAGGSRPVTRPVPVACAGVELLLPASANPLCARLARDCHEQNATVSRLSCGRLSLTTTRALCAGEELRPWLSPALLAELGVPVALTPAHIRGHRCYACPDCGAVFEQPNPLKAHLALDACGGKPPRLAPPRHACAFCGKLYSRRYGLKIHVRTHTGHKPLECRFCHRPFSDPSNLNKHVRLHAQRDSPYRCALCAKRLVRRRDLDRHLRARHQLEAPPVMTATRAPRAHVATATAAAASALSSTHATQTVLRVMHK from the exons ATGAGTGCCGGCGGCGAAGAGACAGCCCTCGTGGCCGCGCAGCCCCTGCCGGCGGGTTGCCGGTCTCGGCCCTTCTCGGCGCCTTCGTGCAGCCAGCCGCTGCGCCGGATGCTGCTGGACGCCGGCGGTTCGCGGCCCGTGACGAGGCCGGTGCCCGTGGCGTGCGCCGGCGTCGAGCTCCTCCTGCCCGCGTCCGCGAACCCGCTGTGCGCGCGGCTGGCCCGCGACTGCCACGAGCAGAACGCGACCGTGTCGCGGCTGTCGTGCGGCCGCCTCTCGCTGACCACGACGCGCGCGCTGTGCGCGGGCGAGGAGCTGCGGCCGTGGCTGTCGCCCGCGCTGCTGGCCGAACTGGGCGTGCCGGTGGCGCTGACGCCGGCGCACATCCGCGGCCACCGGTGCTACGCGTGCCCGGACTGCGGCGCGGTCTTCGAGCAGCCCAACCCTCTCAAGGCGCACCTGGCGCTGGACGCGTGTGGCGGCAAGCCGCCCAGGCTGGCGCCTCCCAGGCACGCGTGCGCCTTCTGCGGGAAGCTCTACTCGCGCAG GTACGGCCTCAAGATCCACGTGCGCACGCACACCGGCCACAAGCCCCTGGAGTGCCGATTCTGCCACAGGCCGTTCAGCGACCCGTCCAACCTGAACAAGCACGTGCGCCTGCACGCGCAGCGGGATTCGCCCTACCGCTGCGCGCTATGCGCCAAAAGGCTGGTCCGACGCAGGGACCTGGACCGACACCTGCGCGCAAGGCACCAGCTCGAGGCTCCGCCTGTGATGACAGCGACCAGAGCGCCTCGTGCACATGTGGCCACCGCGACAGCTGCAGCAGCGTCGGCACTCTCTTCGACACACGCGACGCAGACTGTTCTTCGAGTGATGCACAAATGA